In Neoarius graeffei isolate fNeoGra1 chromosome 19, fNeoGra1.pri, whole genome shotgun sequence, the sequence tggggggtgcttcgggagtatggggttcggggctctttgctaagggctgtccggtccctgtacgaaaggagcaggagtctggttcacattgccggcagtaggtcagacatgttcccagtgcatgttggactccggcagggctgccctttgtcactggctctgttcataatttttatggacagaatttctaggtgcagccaggggctggaaggaatcctgtttgggaaccacaggatttcatctctgctttttgcagatgatgttgtcctgttggcttcttcaaaccaggaccttcagcatgcactggggtggtttgcagctgagtgtgaagcggctgggatgagaatcagcatctccaagtccaaggccatggttctcaactggaaaagggtggcttgccctctccaggttcgtggagaagtcctgcctcaagtggaggagttatctcaggatcttgttcacgagtgagggaaggatagagcgtgtgattgacaggcagatcggtgcagcctccgcagtgatgcggttgctttaccggtccgtcgtggtgaagaaggagctgagccaaaaggcgaagctctcgatttactggttgatctacgttctgactctcacctatggtcatgagctttgggtaatgaccggaagaacaagatcgtggataaaagcggctgaaatgagtttccttcgcagggtggctgggcactcccttagagatagggtgagaagcacagtcactcaggaggagctcggagtagagccgctgctcctccacattgagaggaatcagctgaggtggctcaggcatctctttcggatgcttcctggacgcctccctgtggaggtgttccaggcatgtctccCCAGGAGgatgccccggggaagacccaggacatgctggagggactatgtctcttggctggcctgggaacgcctcggtgttcttcccgaggagctggccgaggtgtctggggaaagggaagtttgggcttccatgctcagactgctgcctccgcgacccggccctggataagcggaagaagacgagatgagagatgagactttgtcccaacttttttggaatcggggttgtacaaattgAAGATAAAATAACAAAttagcataaattaacaggtttgcaaatatacagttaacataagcgTATTACGCAGAGGGTATTGCATGTGTAAGTGCAGCTTCATGTCATCACGTCATTAAAATCAGCAGTGGATCTGTGTCATGCTGAAATGTGTGTAGTGATGATGTAACGATGCAATGATCTAATGATGTAATGAGGTGGCGATGTGATGATGTAATTATGTGAGGTGATGATGTGATGACgtgatgctgacctctcttcACTGCTCTCTTCCCAGCCTCGTACAGCGGGTGTTTGGTGTTGCCTAACCATGGCTTCACTTCAATAACCATCTTCACCGTGAGCTTGTTCGGACTCTTCCTCTGCTCAAACTTGGCGCGCAGGTAATCTGTTACCTGGGACACAGAGACACAGCGTTGGTGTGGAAAAGACTTTTCCTCACACTGCTTTACTTGAGAGGGTCGTTTCTGCTGTATGAGTTCTACAGTAGTGTAAAACGTGATGTTCTTCATCCTGCTACCTGCTTCTCCACGACTGCAGGCTCCATGTTGGGAACCAGGCGGATGGAGAACTTGGCTGTGACTTTAGCAGGGATGACAGTTTTTGTTCCGGGGTTGGAGAACGCTCCCTCGATGCCGTGGATGGACACGGTGGGGAAACGCCACAGATGAGCCAGAAGGTCAACCTGAGCAATGATGAGATCACACGCTGATCAGCTCACATTATTGCAGTGGAATGTTTTGACCTCATCACACCAGATTAATGCAGATTAACAGGATTTACTTTCTGATTTACACAATCCGATTTACACAACCATCACACAATGATCTAACCTTCAGGAACAGACACTGTGTGTCAGAGAGTTAAAGGACAGAGAGAGCGAATTGGGCACATGATCACATTCCTTCAGGGACAGTCTGCACCGTGACAGAGATCATCTGAAGTGAGCGATAATCTGAGAGCTCCAGATCACAACGACCAACATGCAGCGTGTTTAAAGTGTTAATCAGACAGGGTTAGGGTTCATTCATCGATATCCCCCGAGAAACACAAACACTGAAGGGCAGGTGATGTAACAGTGACATGACTGAATGCCTCATTAAATTCTCACCTTATTGTTGTACATGAGTCGATCCACACCGATCATGCTCTTGTAAGTCTCCAAATCAAACTGGACCTCCTCGTATAGTTTGCGCTCCTCCTCAGTGAAGTCTGCGACTGCGTCTGTCATGCCGGGGATCAGGATCTGACCGCTCGCACTGATCAGCGTGTCTGAGACGCAAAACTCACCGTTACACTGAATCTGTTCATCACATTACAGTcactgtcctgtgtgtgtgtgtgtgtgtgtgtgtgttcatatcaTTGATCCTGGTTATTCATGTGGCAGATAATAAAAGCAGGTTCAGTTTGGAAGTGAAATTCACGAAGCACCTAGAATTCCGATCAGGTCGCTCATGGGTTCGATCACAGCACCTCCGTCCACTCCAGAGTGTAAATCCTGCTTCGGGCCCTCCACCtgaaaaacacacaacacaatacACACTAAACCAGGTCACTTTCAGTCATGTGACACTCTTCATGATGTAAGTTATTAGATCATGAACTGTGGGCTCCAAAGGCTTTGCTCCAAATCTTCTGCTCCATAAATCCATCATTTACAGATGAACATTTAGCACTAAACCAGTGGCCGTAAGTTTCCGTGATGTGTTCACTATATTAGCCTCTTAGCTTTTTAAAACTAGAGATGTGAACTTCACTCACTGAACTCGTCTCATCAGAGACACTGAGCACTTTTCTCTTTCTCACTTTCAGAATGTGTCCTTTTTTGTTGAGACAGTGATGAATAATATGTTATTTATAATTTAAAATAAAGTTTGATCTGCAGAATGTTTTGGCTGATTGAATGCCTCGGTGTATGATGAAGGTAGAAAGTGTCAATAAAACCTCTGACTTGTCCTTTAATGACAGTAGATGAGTGTAATGAGTGAATTTGAGACCTGAGCGGAGAAGTAACAGTTCCCCCTCGTGCCGTAGGTGAGAGCAGGATGAGCGCTCTTCCAGGTGCAGTCTGAAAGCACGATATAATCCACATCAGAGAAAAACGCGTCTTTCTGAGCCTCAACCAGAACATCCAGACCCTTAGAACCTCTCTCTTCCATTCCCTCAATCAGGAACTTCACATTCACTGGCAGGTCCTGGATATGACGACAACCACAACAACAATCATAAGAATAAaacagaacgtgtgtgtgtgtgtgtgtgtgtgtgttaatgctcACCATGTCCAGAGCTCTATACGCCTCCACTGCATGTATCCAGGCCAGAACTGGAGCTTTATTATCTGAAGCGCCTCTGCCATACAGGTTTCCTGCAGGGGGAATATTAAACATTAATAACAtgtttataacacacacacacacacacacacacacacacacacacacacacacacacacacacacgttctgttTTATTCTTATGATTGTTGCTCAGGCAGGGGTCAGGAATGAACACATACTTTTCCTGAAGCACATGTGAATCTGAACCTGTGAGATTACACGACTGACTGTAAAGATTTCTGTTTCCAGATTAAAGGTGTAACAAGTGATCTGATGTGCTGTGAGGAATAATCTGTGTGTAAATGATGAATTTGAAGTGTTAAAgggttaaaacacacacacacacacacacacacacacacacacacacacacacatccctcacaACCTCATGAAGGTTACAGTGTGAACTGGACCGTTAATCTCCGTAAGGTTGTAGGGGTCTGTGCTCCACCCGTCCTCTCTCCTGGCTGGCTGGACATCCACatgtccatacacacacacagtgtgtttatTCTCATCATCACCGAACACCGCCGTCACCACTTTAGGGAGAGGAATAACACTGCCATCCTCCAGCTGCTccgcaagggggggggggggggggggggggggggcacatccGTTAATATATCAGGAATAAATGCACACACAGGCATGACTGTGTTAATGGTAGTTTGTGTATAATAACCGTCTGATTGCCGATGTCCATCACGTCCATGATCCCCTTCATCCCACGCAGCTTCTCCTCCACCACACCCATCATACGCTGTAGCTCCACCCGCttagtgacatcattggagtcacTCTCTATAGACACCCAGTCTCTCAgagtctcaaacacacacacacacacacacacactgtgtgaagTGTAAAAACCAATGAATAAAACACACCTCTATCTATAGATAATTATTTATCTGTGTGTATATCTGTCTCCCTgcccacctgtctgtctgtttttatGTTCTTCCTGGCGTCTCAGTTATTACCTCGCATGCTACGGAgtaaggtattgttttcagtcaggtttctttgttttttttgttaaccatattacgggaaaatggctggatcaatcttcatgaaacttacaGGATAGATGGTCATTGGTCTCAAAtaaaacctccaacattttgagggtcatccggtcaaggtccccaaagaggtcaaaatcatttttgttgtatctactgcctcatatagaggcgctagtcactacgtcatcgtgctgtaagagtgtaacagttgcgcactgcgcatgcatgtgttcctattaaaatggcctgtgagcgtatacaattcggttcaccattcgaaataaacggACTAAACTAAAAAAatgactttcagacatgtttatgcttattcatctcatctcatctcattatctgtagccgctttatcctgttctacagggtcgcaggcgagctggagcctatcccagctgactacgggcgaaaggcggggtgtttATGCTTATTCCAGAGGGAAAAGcataaagtgcgttccactgagctctagcgccgggccatttccgggaaataagagtttgggtcatggcgacagcgtgtgtgtgtgtcagcctcggttcggaggtttcagtttcaagaactgtaagaggtaagagtagaataatataaagcacagacacttggtatattttacttctgtgatttttaaattgttcatttttggattatgcttcattgttgtggctactgcctcatagagtaaattagattaaattagattagactagattagattagattagattagattagattagattagattagataaaactttattgatccctttgggtgggttccctcagggaaattaagaaatatatatgatgtatttactgtatggacatgggatcagaaaacatttttatttataagccacatggacccataggggactgatttttttttttgcaacatcttccttcatatttatcataagtgctaccagtgacatttgttttgcctggcaacactttttaGTGTGTTCTTACAGTGCTATTAGTGTGTTGTTACAGTGTTATTACAGTGTGTTATTACCTGTACATACTCCTCCTGCTGTTTATCCACGTATGCAGTCAGATGGTTAAATGTGAATGAGTGAACTCTCACTCTGAGCATCACcaacagcacaacacacacactcacacacttcatCTGCACAGAGCACACAGATTTCACACTGAGAGTTTCATCACGCCACATATCAATTCACCACTTAAGCAATGAATCCATCAAATTAACTGATTCATCAAACTAattactaataataatatattaataATCATTATTAATCTAAAGCTCGGCTCGATTTCCCCAGTAAACATTACACTGGTGTTTAAACTCCTGTCTCTGACACTGAGATGATGTTCAGATTCTGAACTCAAACCTCATCTGTGTTCCAAATATCACCCTGTTTTACCCATGTCAATATCTAtggtgctgtgtgagacggctgcctctccagtagctctgtagttttttagctctttaaacctcttttttatccaccttttttacttttctgctcttcttacgaagacatagtgtgttttactatataacatgaatatatttaactttaacacgcaaccaggagccagttttctctcttattcgagagaggagctgctggccctgaaaacaatgggacgagccgggatacgacaccccatccccgctgagctgaggaggaaacccaggggctgcaaagctggagctaagctaaaggctaggctagcggacaaccagcggtgctacaaaccatccattccctccgttatcatggggaatgtgaactcgctgccgaataaagtcgacgagctttccgctctgaacaaccagcggatttaccgggagagcagcttatttatctttacggagacatggctaacacaccttgtaccagatgctaatgtggacctgcggggattcactgctgtgagagccaacagagacactaacacatgcgggaaaagcaaaggtgggggactcatcatttatgttaacaaccgctggtgtaacccgggacatttctccataaagacagttttatgttgcccagacttggagctgctagccgttagcctgcagccatattatctgccgagggagttcagtcacgtgatcaccatctgtgtttacatccctccgaggcctgacgcagctgctgcatgtgagaggattcactctgtcacagcaaggctgcagacacagcaccctgaggcatttataataatttctggggactttaatcacgctactttggactctactttggctgctttttaccaggctgtggattgtccaacaaggaacaacaggacaattgacttgctgtctgCTAAGGAtacatacagagccacacccctccccccactagggaagtctgaccacaagctggttcttctacagccgaagtacacccccctgattcaaaggcagcctgcaacaactagctccatcaggaggtggtcccctgaaatggaaaatgccctcagagactgctatgacatcacagactgggatgtgcagcttagcccacactgtgaggacatagaggggttgacacatctgtgcagacgtggtcgtccccactaagactgtacggtgttaccctaataacaagccatgggtaacacaggaagtcaaagctgtcctcaacaggaagaaggccgccttcaggagcagggatagggaggcaatgaaagcagcacagcaggaggtgaaacactgtgtgagggaagctaaggacagctacaggagaaaggtggagcagaagctgaaggagaacagtatgagggaggtctgggaaggtgtgaaaaccatcacaggccacaatacaaagaccagagtcgttgaggggacagtggagagggcgaacgagttgaatgactttttcaatcggttcaaccagcccacatacTCCCCACCCTCccactcactgcagccatctctccttcttccctcaacacacctcaccccagtcatcacagcagccccctcctccccctcctcccccacctcaaaacagactcctccatgcattactgcagaccaggtcagaggtcaactgaggaagcttcaccccaggaaagcagtaggcctggacaaggtgtgtccccgactactgaagacctgtgctgctgaactggatgaaccactccaatgcatcttcaaccttagcctgcagctggagaGAGTGCCAAccttctggaagacatcatgtatcgttccagttcccaaaaagaatcagccccgcgagctgaacaacttctgaccggtggcactcacttcacatctgatgaaggcgttggagcggctcttcctcagcctcctcagaccccaggtacaacatgcccaggactgtctgcagtttgcttacgggcaggtgtcggtgtggaagacgccatcctctacctgctacaccgagcccactcgcatctggataagggaaatggcacagtgaggatcctcttcttggacttcttgaatgccttcaacaccatccagcccctattgcttcaggacaaactgaacaggatgcaagtggacccctgcctggtcacctggatctccagctacctcactgacaggccacagtacgtcaggctgaaggacatcatgtctgacactgtgattagcagcaccggagcaccccagggcacggtgcaggcccctcttctcttcagcagaggtggaaaaacctgagtgcagaaagtaaaaaccctgccacatttttgctccaggcaattcagtgaaccagctgatcctaattaccacatcccctaagccaggttgatgagctaattggtgaaatcacctgtgctgAGAGCACAggtagaaggaaaacctaagcaggacttttactttgtcaatccagtttttccacctctgctcttCAGCCtgtacttctgctacaactcggagctgtgtcacattcagaagtttgccgatgacacagccatcattgggtgtatcagtgacgacagagaggaggagtataggagcctggtgagggactttgctgtgtggtgcaacaggaaccatctgcagctcaacacctcgaagaccaaggagctggtcattgactttgggaggtccagaccaaggtcacgaccagttctgatcgagggagtcgaggtggaggctgtggattcctacacgtaccttgggctgtggctggacagcaaggtggactggacttgcaacaccaatcacttatacaggaagggacagagcaggttatacttccttaggaggctgtggtcctttaacatctgcaggaaactcctgtggatgttctatcagtctgtggtcaccagtgtcctgttttacaccgtggtgtgctggggggggcagcacatccaagaaggacacatccaggctggacaaactgatcaggcgggccggctctgtggtcggcatgaagctggactctctggtgacggtggcagagaagaggtctatggacaaactattgaacatcatggacgatgccagtcaccctctgcacaccgtcatcagcaaccagaggagcctgttcagtgacagaatgctccttcccaagtgcaggacgaacagactcaaaaactcctttgtccctcacgccatcagactgtacaactcctctctgggggggaggaggggtaacaggaagacagaggacgggaaggagcagtagcctagcctgacaaaatgcaataccggacaatgtgcaatataatgtgcaatataaagtgcaatatctctcctgccgccccccttctccccaccttttttttattccccccttccccctccccttcctctcttccccatatcttattcttttttatttgtatatacttaattaatattaatttatctagaagtttttctctatttcttttctctgtttatctgtaatgatgctgctggaatcttaatttccctgagcgaACCCGCCCaaaaggatcaataaagttttatctaatctaatctaatctaatctaatctaatctaatctaatctaatctaatctaatctgttccCTACACCGTTGAATTGTGTACATTCCGTAGCACACTCAGcgcacttaaacactgagacactGGGCCTCGGTCATGGAGCTGAATACAAACACATTTATTCTGAAACAAGTCATACCAGTGTTTATACAagaaaatttcatgaaaatccctGAAATTCAGAAAAAACATTTGTATCCTCCTCATGTTCCTGAGTTTGTGTAAATTTACACATCAGAAATCACATGAATGTAAATCTCGACTTCAGGTCATACACTCTGCAGAGATTACTGCATTTTATATCTGGAATATACTGTGGAGTTTAAATTCTCTGTTTCACAGACGTTCTTCTCTAGAGAGAGTTCTAGAAGAGCTTTAGGGTCTCGATCAAATACACATCCTCATGTGGCACtaattaaagaatataaaacaAATTAATTCAGTGAGCAACGTATACCTGTAAATTAAGAGTAATAAGAATAATCATTCAGTTATGATCAAAGAAACGGTGGTGTATAAGCAGAGGGTTAAGTgtttgcttattattattattattattattattattattattatcatcatcatcatcatcatcatcattattattattattattattattattattattattattattttattggtGTAAGAATGAGTCAAAATAACATCCTGTTCTGTTTTTCAGTCTTTATCCTGATCACTGATTTCATGCTCTCAGCTCTCCATGTACtttaccttttatggagttttgtgggtgttGCCAGTGTATAAATGAGCTGTGTCAGGAACATGCTTCACACTTTACATCTgaccaacacaaacacacacacacacacacacacacacacatgcacacatgcacacaaacacacgcacacacacatgcacacaaacacgcacacaaacacacacacacaaacacacacacacacacacacgcacacacgcacacacgcacacacgcacgcacacaaacacacacacacaaacacacacacacgcacacaaacacacacgcacacaaacacgcacacaaacacacacacatgcaccaacacacgcacacaaacacacacacacatgcacacaaaaacacacacacgcacacaaacacacacaaacacacacacaaacacacaaacacagacacacacacacatgcacacaaacacacacgcacacaaacacacacacacatgcacacaaacacacacaaacaaacacacacacacacaaacacagacacacgcacacaaacacacacacacacatgcacacaaacacacacgcacacaaacacacacacacatgcacacaaacacacacacacaaacacacacatgcacacacaaacacacacacacaaacacacacacaaacaaac encodes:
- the cndp1 gene encoding beta-Ala-His dipeptidase, which codes for MKCVSVCVVLLVMLRVRVHSFTFNHLTAYVDKQQEEYVQTLRDWVSIESDSNDVTKRVELQRMMGVVEEKLRGMKGIMDVMDIGNQTLEDGSVIPLPKVVTAVFGDDENKHTVCVYGHVDVQPARREDGWSTDPYNLTEINGNLYGRGASDNKAPVLAWIHAVEAYRALDMDLPVNVKFLIEGMEERGSKGLDVLVEAQKDAFFSDVDYIVLSDCTWKSAHPALTYGTRGNCYFSAQVEGPKQDLHSGVDGGAVIEPMSDLIGILDTLISASGQILIPGMTDAVADFTEEERKLYEEVQFDLETYKSMIGVDRLMYNNKVDLLAHLWRFPTVSIHGIEGAFSNPGTKTVIPAKVTAKFSIRLVPNMEPAVVEKQVTDYLRAKFEQRKSPNKLTVKMVIEVKPWLGNTKHPLYEAGKRAVKRVFSVEPELIREGGTIPIARTFQDMIGKHIIMLPIGGFDDGLHSQNEKISRYNYIEGTKLFIAFLYEVSQIKKN